The following proteins are co-located in the Telopea speciosissima isolate NSW1024214 ecotype Mountain lineage chromosome 9, Tspe_v1, whole genome shotgun sequence genome:
- the LOC122640727 gene encoding protein LIGHT-DEPENDENT SHORT HYPOCOTYLS 10-like produces the protein MSTINRAKESAEGSSSRSAGEQQQQQQQHQQSSAPVSRYESQKRRDWNTFGQYLKNQRPPVSLSHCNYNHILDFLRYLDQFGKTKVHLHGCIFFGQPEPPAPCTCPLRQAWGSLDALIGRLRAAYEENGGSQETNPFGNGAIRVYLREVRECQAKARGIPYKKKKKKKILQKPNKDPNPTVQ, from the coding sequence ATGTCTACTATCAATAGAGCAAAAGAATCTGCAGAAGGATCATCATCACGATCTGCTggtgaacaacaacaacaacaacaacaacaccagCAATCATCTGCTCCAGTAAGTCGATATGAATCACAAAAGCGTAGAGATTGGAACACCTTTGGTCAGTACTTGAAGAACCAAAGGCCTCCAGTTTCACTTTCACACTGTAACTACAACCATATATTGGATTTCCTTCGATATCTCGATCAGTTCGGTAAGACCAAAGTACACTTACATGGTTGTATCTTCTTTGGACAACCAGAGCCTCCTGCTCCTTGTACTTGTCCTCTAAGACAAGCTTGGGGAAGTCTTGATGCACTCATTGGCCGTCTTCGAGCTGCGTACGAAGAGAACGGTGGTTCGCAGGAGACAAATCCTTTCGGTAATGGTGCTATTCGTGTTTATTTGCGTGAAGTAAGGGAGTGTCAAGCTAAGGCAAGAGGAATTccatacaagaagaagaagaagaagaaaattctaCAGAAGCCAAACAAAGATCCCAACCCTACGGTGCAGTAG